One genomic segment of Phyllopteryx taeniolatus isolate TA_2022b chromosome 12, UOR_Ptae_1.2, whole genome shotgun sequence includes these proteins:
- the LOC133486615 gene encoding pituitary tumor-transforming gene 1 protein-interacting protein-like — translation MTSRMEPLTPPPKAAATVGVSYLSSFSRLGSLDFCLVLTMSALYGICLLLLSGLVAPQAQMSTTSPPVVTVSCASKSNSSCAKCLQDASCLWCEPRKQCVDYPVKNILPPSSVCPLSDARWGVCWVNFQIMMIMLGVLSGLFVLAFLVCCLYCCCCRRRRRQRVSDDEEDLRAEQQTRARNARQKERRMEMQLRHDKIRQKYGISKDNPYSRMDDKK, via the exons ATGACGTCACGTATGGAGCCATTGACGCCCCCACCCAAAGCAGCGGCAACAGTTGGCGTCAGTTATCTGAGCTCCTTTTCCCGACTCGGATCTCTTGACTTTTGTCTCGTCCTCACCATGTCTGCTTTGTACGGTATCTGTTTGTTACTTTTGTCCGGCCTCGTCGCCCCCCAGGCTCAAATGTCGACCACTTCTCCGCCTGTCg TCACAGTGTCGTGCGCTTCCAAGTCCAACAGCAGTTGTGCAAAATGTCTACAAGATGCCTCT TGTTTGTGGTGCGAGCCCAGGAAACAGTGCGTCGACTACCCCGTGAAGAACATCCTACCTCCCAGCAGTGTGTGTCCCCTCAGTGACGCGAGGTGGGGTGTATGCTGGG TTAACTTCCAGATAATGATGATCATGCTGGGTGTGCTGTCTGGCCTTTTCGTCCTGGCCTTCCTCGTGTGCTGCctgtactgctgctgctgccggcGGCGGCGTCGGCAGCGAGTCAG TGACGACGAAGAGGATTTAAGGGCAGAACAACAGACCCGAGCGAGGAACGCCCGTCAGAAAGAAAG GAGAATGGAAATGCAGCTGAGGCATGATAAAATAAGACAGAAATATG GTATTTCGAAGGACAATCCCTACTCCCGCATGGACGATAAGAAATAA